One Electrophorus electricus isolate fEleEle1 chromosome 10, fEleEle1.pri, whole genome shotgun sequence genomic region harbors:
- the fgf21 gene encoding fibroblast growth factor 21 isoform X1 encodes MMTRCGRDHLYTEFKHRGLFLEMFPNGTITGTPRQTGHTVIELKAVKSGETAIWGVMSSRYLCIDASGQLFSLSVYLDADCSFIEQLESDGYTHFLSTYHKLPVSLNFKGLPQKHMLPYSQFLPLRNNLFSRD; translated from the exons ATG ATGACCAGGTGCGGCAGAGACCACCTGTACACAG aGTTTAAACACAGAGGCCTTTTCCTTGAGATGTTTCCTAATGGCACAATTACAGGAACACCCAGGCAGACAGGACACA CTGTGATAGAGCTGAAAGCTGTGAAATCAGGAGAGACTGCAATTTGGGGTGTAATGTCATCACGCTACTTGTGTATAGATGCATCTGGTCAGCTGTTTTCGCTG agtGTTTATTTGGATGCTGACTGTTCCTTCATTGAGCAGTTAGAGTCTGATGGCTACACCCATTTCCTATCCACATACCACAAACTTCCGGTGTCCCTCAATTTTAAAGGCCTCCCTCAGAAACACATGCTACCCTATTCTCAGTTCCTACCACTCAGAAATAACCTGTTTTCTAGAGACTAA
- the fgf21 gene encoding fibroblast growth factor 21 isoform X2 gives MTRCGRDHLYTEFKHRGLFLEMFPNGTITGTPRQTGHTVIELKAVKSGETAIWGVMSSRYLCIDASGQLFSLSVYLDADCSFIEQLESDGYTHFLSTYHKLPVSLNFKGLPQKHMLPYSQFLPLRNNLFSRD, from the exons ATGACCAGGTGCGGCAGAGACCACCTGTACACAG aGTTTAAACACAGAGGCCTTTTCCTTGAGATGTTTCCTAATGGCACAATTACAGGAACACCCAGGCAGACAGGACACA CTGTGATAGAGCTGAAAGCTGTGAAATCAGGAGAGACTGCAATTTGGGGTGTAATGTCATCACGCTACTTGTGTATAGATGCATCTGGTCAGCTGTTTTCGCTG agtGTTTATTTGGATGCTGACTGTTCCTTCATTGAGCAGTTAGAGTCTGATGGCTACACCCATTTCCTATCCACATACCACAAACTTCCGGTGTCCCTCAATTTTAAAGGCCTCCCTCAGAAACACATGCTACCCTATTCTCAGTTCCTACCACTCAGAAATAACCTGTTTTCTAGAGACTAA